The Planococcus donghaensis genome contains a region encoding:
- the nadE gene encoding ammonia-dependent NAD(+) synthetase, whose product MSTLQQQIIEELKVQPTIEPKKEIERTIQFLKDYLKRHTFLKGYVLGISGGQDSTLLGKLTQMAIDQLNEESGSNEYAFYAVRLPYGVQLDEHDAKDAIDFIQPTKLYTVNIKGAVDASEQALKEAGIELTDFAKGNEKARERMKAQYSIAAMHSAAVLGTDHAAEAITGFYTKFGDGAADLTPLFRLNKRQGKAMLQELGSPEHLYLKVPTADLEEDKPALPDEVALGVTYKLIDDYLEGKKIPADAQEKLEGHYLRTQHKRHLPITVFDDFWK is encoded by the coding sequence ATGTCTACTCTACAACAGCAAATTATTGAAGAACTGAAAGTGCAGCCTACTATTGAACCCAAAAAAGAAATTGAACGAACAATCCAGTTTTTAAAAGATTACTTGAAACGCCATACGTTTCTTAAAGGGTATGTCCTTGGAATTTCAGGTGGTCAAGATTCGACATTGCTTGGCAAGTTAACGCAGATGGCAATTGATCAATTAAATGAAGAGTCGGGAAGTAATGAATATGCATTTTATGCAGTTCGCTTACCTTACGGTGTTCAACTTGATGAGCATGATGCTAAAGATGCAATAGACTTTATCCAACCAACTAAACTTTATACGGTAAATATTAAAGGTGCGGTTGATGCTAGTGAGCAAGCATTAAAAGAAGCGGGCATCGAATTAACCGATTTTGCAAAAGGTAACGAAAAAGCGCGTGAACGGATGAAAGCTCAATACTCGATTGCAGCCATGCATAGTGCGGCTGTGCTGGGAACCGATCATGCGGCAGAAGCTATTACCGGTTTTTATACCAAATTCGGTGATGGCGCAGCTGATTTGACGCCATTATTCCGTTTAAACAAGCGTCAAGGAAAAGCGATGCTACAAGAACTTGGGAGTCCGGAGCATCTCTACTTGAAAGTTCCAACTGCAGATTTAGAAGAAGACAAGCCAGCGCTTCCTGATGAAGTGGCATTAGGAGTCACTTATAAGTTAATCGATGACTATTTAGAAGGTAAGAAAATACCGGCAGATGCACAAGAAAAGCTAGAAGGCCATTATTTAAGAACGCAGCATAAGCGTCATTTACCTATTACGGTATTTGATGATTTTTGGAAATAG
- a CDS encoding AAA family ATPase has protein sequence MNAKERLEKVINNIEKVIIGKRDIAELSIVAMLSHGHVLLEDVPGVGKTMLVRALAKSVGADFKRIQFTPDLLPSDVIGVSIYNPKDMEFHFRPGPIMGNIILADEINRTSPKTQSSLLEAMEEASVTIDGVTMQIPKPFFVMATQNPIEYEGTYPLPEAQLDRFLLKIKMGYPTPKEEMEVLNRAQVAAPIEELTSVISLEELLKLQDQVRMIRVDETIRSYIVDLARQTRQDAYVYLGVSPRGSIALMKASQAYALLKGRDYVTPDDVQYLAKFVFGHRIMLRSEARYDGITVEEITERILAKTHVPVQRFVGK, from the coding sequence ATGAATGCAAAAGAACGGTTGGAAAAAGTAATCAACAATATTGAAAAAGTCATTATTGGCAAACGTGATATTGCAGAGCTTAGTATAGTTGCAATGTTATCTCACGGTCATGTATTGCTAGAGGATGTGCCAGGTGTTGGGAAAACGATGTTGGTTCGAGCTTTAGCAAAGTCAGTAGGAGCAGACTTTAAGCGCATTCAATTTACACCTGACTTATTGCCATCAGATGTTATTGGTGTTTCGATTTATAACCCGAAAGATATGGAGTTCCATTTTCGCCCTGGGCCAATTATGGGGAATATTATTTTAGCAGATGAAATTAACCGAACCTCTCCCAAAACACAATCTTCTCTTTTAGAAGCGATGGAAGAAGCGTCGGTTACGATTGATGGGGTAACTATGCAAATTCCAAAACCGTTTTTTGTCATGGCTACACAAAATCCAATTGAATATGAAGGAACATACCCTTTGCCTGAAGCACAACTTGATCGTTTTTTATTGAAGATTAAAATGGGATACCCTACTCCGAAAGAAGAAATGGAAGTTTTGAACCGTGCACAAGTTGCTGCGCCGATTGAAGAATTGACTTCTGTAATATCGCTAGAAGAGTTATTAAAATTACAAGATCAAGTGAGAATGATAAGAGTAGATGAAACGATTCGAAGTTATATTGTGGACTTGGCTCGACAAACTCGTCAAGATGCTTATGTTTATTTAGGAGTCAGTCCGCGAGGGTCGATTGCATTGATGAAGGCTTCACAAGCATATGCTCTATTAAAAGGGCGTGATTATGTAACGCCAGATGATGTTCAATATTTAGCGAAATTTGTTTTCGGTCATCGCATTATGTTGCGCTCAGAGGCTCGTTACGATGGCATAACGGTTGAAGAAATTACAGAACGCATCTTAGCGAAAACCCATGTACCTGTTCAAAGGTTTGTTGGTAAATGA
- a CDS encoding DUF58 domain-containing protein, with amino-acid sequence MNQLKNNTALWGRILIVLFLLFLTFSFAMFQGGFVSWFIFYMSLPFIGYSVLLALYPLQKIKVSREIHTAQVRKGGDFSATVTVYRENPFPLLYTVLSEQTHSPSLNKIIVNQPPKMIVPGFRKSYSWTYTLENMPRGEHVLEGVRLEISDFFGWVKKTRLLPIQQTILVYPNTVEIAYRPIESRYDHGSMAAPFTLVKDTTMASGVRDYQPGDRVSWIHWKSYARTQTLRTKEFEDRQSQDLFLLDDRRASEKFELQVELVASILRSVVHANSSLAYLSIGQKRNYFPVVQTEEHLQRLMYHLAKVQSDLDKPVDQAVGRELQQMNTSSLLYVTSCLSVEMVHSIQRNAKNLSNCMCLVVVSKGETLREEDEQVHQFARSKGFVVKRVSPENFATVFTEVSR; translated from the coding sequence ATGAACCAATTGAAAAATAACACCGCTTTATGGGGGCGCATCCTAATCGTGCTTTTTCTTCTGTTTTTAACTTTTTCTTTTGCCATGTTTCAAGGAGGATTTGTTAGTTGGTTTATTTTTTATATGTCTTTACCGTTTATCGGGTATTCCGTGCTATTAGCGTTGTATCCATTACAGAAAATTAAAGTCTCCCGAGAAATTCATACAGCTCAAGTTCGTAAAGGTGGAGACTTTTCCGCGACTGTCACCGTTTATCGGGAAAATCCTTTTCCACTCCTTTACACCGTATTAAGTGAACAAACTCATTCACCGTCTTTAAATAAAATTATCGTAAATCAACCTCCTAAAATGATTGTGCCAGGGTTTCGAAAATCTTATTCTTGGACGTATACACTCGAGAACATGCCTCGAGGAGAACATGTGTTAGAAGGCGTTCGCTTAGAAATTTCGGATTTTTTTGGGTGGGTAAAAAAAACTCGGTTATTGCCAATTCAACAAACAATTTTGGTTTATCCAAATACAGTGGAAATTGCTTATCGCCCCATAGAATCACGCTACGATCATGGCTCAATGGCTGCTCCTTTTACTTTAGTGAAAGATACGACAATGGCAAGTGGCGTACGTGATTACCAGCCCGGTGACCGAGTGTCATGGATTCATTGGAAATCTTATGCACGTACACAAACATTGCGCACGAAAGAATTTGAAGATCGTCAGTCTCAAGACCTTTTTTTACTAGACGATCGAAGAGCATCAGAGAAATTTGAATTACAAGTAGAGTTAGTCGCTTCTATATTGAGGTCGGTTGTACACGCGAACTCAAGCTTAGCTTATTTATCCATTGGTCAAAAACGCAATTATTTTCCGGTCGTTCAAACAGAAGAGCATTTGCAACGGCTGATGTATCATTTAGCGAAAGTGCAAAGTGACTTGGATAAACCGGTAGATCAAGCGGTTGGACGCGAACTTCAACAAATGAATACTTCGAGTTTATTGTATGTAACGAGTTGTCTTTCAGTAGAGATGGTTCACTCTATTCAAAGGAACGCTAAAAATTTAAGTAATTGCATGTGTTTAGTGGTAGTGAGTAAGGGTGAAACCTTACGCGAAGAAGATGAACAAGTGCATCAATTTGCCCGCTCAAAAGGATTTGTTGTGAAACGTGTGAGTCCTGAAAACTTTGCAACGGTGTTTACGGAGGTGAGCCGGTAA
- a CDS encoding DUF4129 domain-containing transglutaminase family protein — MTSIRKNKFFMAILYILVFFMLAEWLTPVIVLTETGHQTLFLIFIAGGLLMAFLRVPWWFSGPIKILYMLWFIVYVYTGNVFFTGEAIQFLQSNIRMNLSALFSQNWEQTTDVFRTILFFVLLWMAIYLIHYWVSFRSSIFLFYILTVVFIAVLDTFSPYSGETAIVRIMIIGLLLAGLLYLVRWMESHQISEHADKVALFAVPLVLGIAVSTAFALYLPKADPIWPDPVPFLTSFSGQGGLGSGNVGRIGYGVDDSRLGGSFIGDDTPVFRAEVSEGQYWKVESKDTYTTKGWELTENVGESFIYSNDEPVDTEFDAGEEELESVAVSMEQKFPFVLYPYGTESFSMEASPSYQYTTADQRFETYQNGEGLIPEEYEVSFAEPSYSLKNLRETREEDLAELPIEFDRYVQLPAELPERVRDLAIEITANSESLYDQALAIESYFKTSGFTYSQTDIPVPEADQDYVDQFLFDTKRGYCDNFSTSMVVLLRSLDIPARWVKGFNEGEQIDAQGETDIYEITNNNAHSWVEAYMPGVGWMLFEPTIGFTGSSSIDFDLELDPTDPEQPDPQERPETQEPENAEDEEVVVSSQNAFWNRLTDFISTNRWKLIWTIVALGVVGAILFKIRHRWMPKFLISYYRMRGQEPVQFEKAYLRLLKQLELYGIHRKSGQTLKSYAAYIDSFFGTREMSELTAAYERMIYGGDVESVDWHELKESWENLINRTSG, encoded by the coding sequence ATGACTTCTATTAGAAAAAATAAATTTTTCATGGCCATCTTATATATATTAGTTTTCTTTATGTTAGCCGAATGGTTAACGCCAGTTATAGTATTGACCGAAACGGGTCATCAAACCTTGTTTTTGATTTTTATCGCAGGTGGATTATTGATGGCATTTCTGAGAGTTCCTTGGTGGTTTTCGGGACCTATAAAAATTTTGTATATGTTATGGTTTATTGTTTATGTCTATACTGGCAATGTATTTTTTACAGGCGAAGCCATACAATTTCTCCAATCTAACATTCGTATGAATCTTTCAGCTTTGTTTAGCCAAAACTGGGAACAAACAACTGACGTTTTCCGAACCATTTTGTTTTTTGTATTGTTGTGGATGGCCATTTATTTGATTCACTACTGGGTGAGTTTCAGGTCCAGCATTTTTTTGTTCTATATATTGACTGTGGTGTTTATCGCTGTATTAGATACCTTTAGTCCATATTCTGGAGAAACTGCAATTGTACGAATCATGATTATCGGTCTTTTGCTAGCGGGTCTTTTGTATTTGGTTCGGTGGATGGAAAGTCACCAAATTTCAGAGCATGCTGATAAAGTAGCTTTGTTCGCAGTCCCTCTCGTTTTAGGAATCGCCGTTTCGACGGCGTTTGCATTGTATTTACCAAAAGCAGATCCGATTTGGCCGGATCCAGTGCCGTTTTTAACTTCTTTTTCTGGACAAGGAGGTCTTGGGAGCGGCAATGTCGGTAGAATTGGATACGGCGTCGACGACTCACGTTTAGGTGGTTCATTTATTGGAGATGATACGCCAGTCTTCCGAGCAGAAGTATCAGAAGGTCAATATTGGAAAGTTGAATCGAAAGATACTTATACCACAAAAGGTTGGGAACTGACAGAAAATGTAGGGGAGTCGTTTATCTATTCAAACGACGAACCAGTAGATACTGAATTTGATGCAGGGGAAGAAGAGTTAGAATCGGTAGCTGTATCAATGGAGCAGAAATTCCCATTTGTTTTATACCCATATGGGACTGAGTCATTTTCGATGGAAGCATCACCAAGTTATCAATATACTACAGCGGATCAGCGTTTTGAAACTTATCAAAATGGAGAAGGGCTAATACCCGAAGAGTATGAAGTCTCTTTTGCTGAACCTAGCTATAGTTTGAAAAATTTGCGTGAAACAAGAGAAGAGGATTTAGCAGAGCTGCCTATTGAGTTTGATCGCTATGTACAATTGCCGGCTGAGCTCCCTGAAAGAGTTCGCGACTTAGCGATTGAAATTACTGCTAACAGTGAATCGTTATATGATCAAGCATTAGCTATAGAGAGCTATTTTAAAACATCTGGATTTACTTATAGTCAAACAGATATTCCAGTTCCTGAAGCAGATCAAGATTATGTGGATCAGTTTCTATTTGATACAAAAAGAGGGTATTGTGATAATTTTTCAACCTCTATGGTTGTGTTGTTACGGTCGCTTGATATACCCGCTCGGTGGGTGAAAGGTTTTAATGAAGGTGAACAAATAGATGCGCAAGGTGAGACGGATATTTATGAAATCACCAATAATAATGCGCATTCTTGGGTAGAAGCTTATATGCCAGGCGTGGGATGGATGTTATTTGAACCAACGATTGGTTTTACAGGTTCATCATCTATTGATTTTGATTTGGAACTAGATCCAACGGACCCGGAACAACCCGATCCTCAGGAGCGTCCAGAGACACAAGAACCTGAAAATGCAGAAGATGAAGAAGTTGTGGTCTCTTCACAAAATGCTTTTTGGAATCGTCTTACAGATTTCATTTCAACTAACCGTTGGAAACTGATTTGGACAATTGTTGCATTGGGTGTTGTAGGAGCTATTCTTTTCAAAATTCGTCACAGGTGGATGCCTAAATTTCTTATTTCTTATTACCGGATGCGTGGGCAAGAACCGGTTCAATTTGAAAAAGCCTACTTAAGATTATTGAAACAACTCGAATTATACGGCATCCATCGGAAGTCAGGCCAAACCTTAAAATCATATGCAGCTTACATTGATTCATTTTTTGGGACACGAGAAATGTCTGAATTGACCGCCGCGTATGAACGGATGATTTATGGGGGAGATGTTGAATCCGTTGACTGGCATGAGTTAAAGGAAAGTTGGGAAAATTTAATCAATCGGACAAGCGGTTGA
- the guaA gene encoding glutamine-hydrolyzing GMP synthase, with product MLKEQKKIVVLDFGSQYNQLITRRIREIGVYSELHPHTITAEEIKEMNATGIIFSGGPNSVYDENAFSIDDAIFEMGLPILGICYGMQLMALHLEGKVEKAQNREYGKAELKLTKESKIFKDLPEEQIVWMSHGDLVTAAPPGFDVIGTSASCPIASMADENRGFYGVQFHPEVRHSIYGNDLLRKFVYDVCGMQDDWSMENYIELEIEKIREEVGDKKVLCALSGGVDSSVVAVLIHKAIGDQLTCMFVDHGLLRKGEAESVMKTFADGFNMNVIKIDARDRFMSKLEGVTDPEKKRKIIGNEFIYVFDDEASKLEGMDFLAQGTLYTDIIESGTTTAQTIKSHHNVGGLPDDMQFKLIEPLNTLFKDEVRVLGTELGMPEEIVWRQPFPGPGLGIRIMGAVTEEKLKIVRESDWILRDEIKKAGLDRDIWQYFTVLPDLRSVGVMGDARTYDYAIGIRAVTSIDGMTSDWARIPWEVLEKISVRLVNEVDHINRVLYDITSKPPATIEWE from the coding sequence ATGTTGAAAGAACAGAAAAAAATCGTCGTTTTGGATTTCGGAAGTCAATACAATCAGTTGATTACTCGCCGCATCCGTGAAATTGGGGTTTATAGCGAGCTTCACCCGCACACAATCACTGCTGAAGAAATCAAAGAGATGAACGCTACGGGAATTATTTTCTCTGGTGGTCCAAATTCTGTTTATGATGAAAATGCATTTTCAATTGATGATGCCATTTTTGAAATGGGCTTGCCGATTTTAGGGATTTGCTACGGTATGCAATTAATGGCTCTCCATTTAGAAGGAAAAGTAGAAAAAGCACAAAACCGTGAGTACGGCAAAGCGGAATTAAAGCTGACGAAAGAAAGCAAAATTTTTAAAGACCTTCCGGAAGAACAAATCGTATGGATGAGCCACGGTGATTTAGTTACAGCTGCGCCTCCAGGGTTTGATGTGATCGGAACAAGTGCAAGCTGTCCGATTGCTTCAATGGCCGATGAAAACCGCGGATTCTACGGCGTTCAATTCCATCCAGAAGTACGTCATTCGATTTATGGCAATGATTTATTGCGCAAATTTGTTTATGACGTTTGTGGAATGCAAGACGACTGGTCGATGGAAAATTACATTGAATTAGAAATCGAAAAAATCCGTGAAGAAGTTGGTGACAAAAAAGTACTTTGCGCACTTAGTGGTGGAGTAGATTCTTCAGTCGTTGCTGTCTTGATCCATAAAGCAATTGGTGATCAATTAACATGCATGTTTGTAGATCACGGTCTTCTTCGTAAAGGAGAGGCAGAAAGCGTGATGAAAACTTTTGCTGACGGATTCAACATGAACGTTATCAAAATCGATGCACGCGATCGTTTCATGAGTAAACTTGAAGGTGTTACTGATCCAGAGAAAAAACGTAAAATTATCGGGAACGAATTTATCTATGTATTCGATGATGAAGCTTCGAAACTTGAGGGTATGGACTTTCTTGCACAAGGAACGCTGTACACTGACATTATCGAAAGTGGAACAACAACTGCCCAAACGATTAAATCCCACCATAATGTTGGGGGATTACCGGATGACATGCAGTTTAAATTGATCGAACCGTTAAATACGTTATTCAAAGATGAAGTACGTGTTCTTGGTACTGAGCTTGGTATGCCAGAAGAAATCGTTTGGCGTCAGCCGTTCCCAGGTCCAGGACTAGGTATTCGCATTATGGGAGCCGTAACTGAAGAGAAACTTAAAATTGTTCGTGAGTCTGACTGGATTTTACGCGATGAAATCAAAAAAGCAGGCCTCGACCGCGACATCTGGCAATACTTCACTGTGTTACCGGATTTGCGCAGTGTCGGAGTAATGGGAGATGCTCGTACTTACGATTACGCAATCGGTATTCGTGCAGTAACGTCAATTGACGGCATGACTTCTGATTGGGCTCGCATTCCTTGGGAAGTTTTAGAGAAAATCAGTGTTCGTTTAGTCAATGAAGTAGATCACATTAACCGTGTACTTTATGATATTACAAGCAAGCCACCAGCAACAATCGAGTGGGAATAA
- a CDS encoding NCS2 family permease: MKKYFQFEELGTNYRREFIGGLTTFLAMAYILVVNPLTLTLQSVPDLPDSMRMDYGAVFMATALAAAIGCLIMGILAKYPIALAPGMGLNAFFAYTVILTYGIPWQTALTGVLFSGLIFILLTLTGLRELIINSIPAELKYAVGAGIGLFITFIGLQNANIIVDNPATLVGLGDLSNSSALLAIFGLIVTVIFMARGIQGGIFFGILIAAVVGMIFGVVNWPSAIIDLNVPSMAPTFGVALEPIFNDFGSLINIQFLVVVLTFLFVDFFDTAGTLVAVANQAGLMKDNKLPRAGKALLADSIATVSGAIFGTSTTTSYIESSAGVAAGARSGFAAVVTGMLFLISIFFYPVLEVITSAVTAPALIIVGVLMVSALGKIDWTKFEVAVPAFLTMIAMPLGYSIATGIAIGFIFYPITMLVAGKGKQIHPIMYGLFVIFVLYFIFLA, from the coding sequence ATGAAAAAGTATTTTCAGTTTGAAGAACTAGGAACGAATTACCGCCGTGAATTTATTGGCGGTTTAACAACGTTTCTTGCGATGGCATATATTCTTGTCGTCAACCCGTTAACTTTAACGTTACAGTCAGTACCCGATCTTCCAGATTCAATGCGGATGGATTATGGAGCCGTATTTATGGCTACAGCATTAGCTGCTGCAATCGGTTGTTTAATAATGGGGATTCTCGCGAAATATCCAATTGCGCTTGCTCCAGGTATGGGCTTAAACGCATTTTTTGCTTACACGGTTATTTTAACTTACGGGATTCCTTGGCAAACTGCATTAACAGGCGTTTTATTTTCAGGACTTATTTTTATTCTTCTTACGTTAACAGGTCTTCGTGAACTAATCATCAACTCGATTCCTGCTGAATTAAAATATGCAGTAGGAGCAGGGATTGGCTTATTCATTACGTTCATCGGATTGCAAAATGCAAATATCATTGTAGACAACCCAGCTACTTTAGTTGGACTAGGAGATCTTTCAAACAGTTCAGCGTTGTTAGCAATCTTTGGGTTAATCGTAACTGTAATCTTTATGGCTCGCGGTATCCAAGGTGGAATTTTCTTTGGGATTTTAATCGCAGCAGTAGTTGGAATGATCTTTGGTGTTGTGAACTGGCCTAGTGCAATTATCGACTTGAATGTTCCAAGCATGGCTCCAACTTTCGGTGTAGCGCTTGAACCAATCTTCAACGATTTTGGGTCATTGATAAATATTCAGTTTCTTGTTGTGGTGTTAACTTTCTTATTCGTTGATTTCTTCGACACTGCTGGAACTTTAGTGGCTGTGGCCAATCAAGCAGGCTTGATGAAAGACAATAAACTTCCAAGAGCAGGCAAAGCATTACTAGCAGATTCTATTGCGACAGTTAGCGGAGCAATCTTCGGAACATCAACAACTACTTCTTATATTGAATCATCTGCAGGAGTTGCAGCGGGTGCACGATCTGGCTTTGCAGCTGTAGTAACAGGTATGCTGTTCCTCATCTCAATTTTCTTTTATCCAGTCCTTGAAGTAATCACTAGCGCCGTGACAGCTCCGGCTTTAATCATCGTAGGTGTCTTGATGGTTTCAGCGCTCGGGAAAATAGATTGGACAAAATTTGAAGTCGCAGTTCCTGCTTTCCTAACGATGATCGCTATGCCACTTGGCTATAGTATCGCAACAGGTATTGCCATTGGATTTATCTTCTATCCAATTACAATGCTTGTTGCAGGAAAGGGGAAACAGATTCATCCGATTATGTATGGATTGTTTGTCATCTTCGTTCTTTACTTTATTTTCTTAGCGTAA
- a CDS encoding DUF2179 domain-containing protein yields the protein MVIIIFSINIVYVTFFTIRMIMTLKGYRYLAAGVSMIEVVIYIVGLGLVLDNLDQLQNLIAYALGYGSGVVIGSKIEEKMALGYITVNVITSEAGEYLPKMLREKGYGVTDWNANGRDGGRQSMQILTPRKMELKLYKAIQEIDPKAFIIAYEAKTIHGGFWVKTVKRGNLYK from the coding sequence ATGGTAATAATAATTTTTTCGATCAATATCGTATATGTAACTTTTTTTACGATACGGATGATCATGACCCTAAAAGGGTACCGTTACTTGGCGGCTGGGGTCAGTATGATCGAAGTCGTTATCTATATAGTAGGACTTGGATTGGTTCTTGATAACCTTGATCAGCTTCAAAATTTAATTGCTTATGCATTAGGTTACGGATCTGGTGTTGTCATTGGTTCGAAAATTGAAGAAAAAATGGCGCTTGGCTATATTACGGTCAATGTGATCACGAGTGAAGCTGGGGAATACCTTCCTAAAATGCTTCGCGAAAAAGGCTATGGTGTGACAGATTGGAATGCGAACGGCCGTGATGGCGGACGGCAGTCAATGCAGATTTTAACACCGCGCAAAATGGAGTTAAAACTGTACAAAGCTATTCAAGAAATTGATCCGAAAGCTTTTATCATTGCCTATGAAGCAAAAACCATTCATGGTGGGTTCTGGGTGAAAACAGTGAAAAGGGGCAATTTGTATAAATGA
- a CDS encoding NETI motif-containing protein produces MSKNTVWFEVEEHETITECLDRMKAEGYAVVGRREEPLFKEVDGQPVPIRQIVQFKGDKLKE; encoded by the coding sequence ATGAGTAAAAATACAGTATGGTTTGAAGTTGAAGAACACGAAACGATTACAGAATGTCTAGATAGAATGAAAGCTGAAGGCTATGCCGTAGTAGGCAGAAGAGAAGAACCTTTATTTAAAGAGGTGGATGGACAACCTGTACCTATAAGGCAAATCGTCCAGTTTAAAGGAGATAAACTAAAGGAATAA
- the purE gene encoding 5-(carboxyamino)imidazole ribonucleotide mutase, whose protein sequence is MNPRIGVIMGSTSDWETMKHACDILDELGIAYEKKVVSAHRTPDLMFTYAEEARERGLHVIIAGAGGAAHLPGMVAAKTTLPVIGVPVQSKALNGLDSLLSIVQMPGGVPVATVAIGKAGAVNAGLLAAQILGTVDEHVAQALQDRRNCTTAAVLESSEDLI, encoded by the coding sequence ATGAATCCGCGAATTGGCGTCATTATGGGAAGTACGAGTGATTGGGAAACGATGAAGCATGCGTGTGACATATTAGATGAACTAGGGATAGCTTATGAGAAGAAAGTAGTTTCAGCTCATCGTACACCGGATTTAATGTTCACTTATGCAGAAGAAGCGCGCGAACGTGGATTGCATGTGATTATTGCCGGAGCAGGCGGAGCCGCACACTTGCCAGGAATGGTAGCAGCAAAGACCACTTTGCCGGTAATTGGCGTTCCTGTTCAGTCTAAAGCGTTAAATGGCTTGGATTCCTTATTATCAATCGTCCAGATGCCTGGGGGCGTTCCAGTGGCGACTGTGGCTATTGGCAAAGCTGGAGCTGTAAATGCGGGGTTATTAGCAGCTCAAATTTTGGGAACAGTAGATGAACATGTCGCACAAGCCTTACAAGACAGAAGAAATTGTACAACAGCGGCAGTATTAGAGAGTTCGGAGGACTTAATATGA
- the purK gene encoding 5-(carboxyamino)imidazole ribonucleotide synthase → MTNTILPGQTIGIIGGGQLGRMMALAAKEAGFKIAVLDPAMDSPTGQVADIQIVAPFDDQHALEELAEASDVITYEFENIDVEGLSKLAEIAYVPQGSELIRVTQNRVFEKQAISEAGVVVADYITASSFGELKEKSSKLSFPFVVKTARGGYDGKGQQTVSSIEELPLAEGLFANGECVAEAFVEFTKEISVIIQRNVYGETAILPIGENIHKDHILHETIVPARIDKKTIDEAKRAAEQIAAHLDMVGTLAVEMFVLEDGGIIVNELAPRPHNSGHYSIEATNISQFHQHIRAICGWPLRQPILWSQAVMVNVLGEHVAPLTSKIAQFPNWSIHLYGKDEAKQKRKMGHVTILTEDLEATLSEIDASGIWPE, encoded by the coding sequence ATGACAAATACGATTTTGCCGGGTCAAACAATTGGCATTATTGGCGGTGGTCAATTAGGACGTATGATGGCTCTTGCAGCGAAAGAAGCTGGCTTCAAAATTGCAGTTCTCGATCCAGCTATGGATTCGCCAACAGGTCAAGTAGCCGATATACAAATTGTTGCACCATTTGATGATCAGCATGCTTTAGAAGAATTAGCTGAAGCGAGTGATGTGATCACATATGAGTTTGAAAATATAGATGTTGAAGGACTTTCAAAACTAGCTGAAATTGCGTATGTGCCACAAGGTTCTGAACTGATTCGTGTAACTCAAAATCGGGTTTTTGAAAAACAAGCTATTTCTGAAGCAGGTGTGGTGGTTGCCGATTATATTACGGCTTCTTCTTTTGGAGAGTTAAAAGAAAAAAGTAGTAAATTGTCCTTTCCATTCGTTGTTAAAACAGCGCGCGGGGGATACGACGGCAAAGGGCAACAAACTGTTTCTTCTATAGAAGAGCTTCCTTTAGCAGAAGGGCTGTTCGCAAACGGCGAATGTGTGGCTGAAGCTTTCGTAGAATTCACAAAAGAAATTTCGGTTATTATTCAACGTAACGTATACGGAGAAACAGCTATCTTACCGATTGGTGAAAATATTCATAAAGATCATATTTTGCATGAAACGATTGTACCGGCAAGAATCGATAAAAAGACAATCGACGAAGCAAAAAGAGCGGCTGAGCAAATTGCAGCTCACCTCGATATGGTAGGCACATTAGCAGTTGAAATGTTCGTCTTAGAAGACGGTGGGATTATCGTCAATGAATTGGCGCCACGTCCTCATAATTCTGGGCATTATTCGATTGAAGCGACAAACATCTCTCAGTTTCATCAACATATCCGTGCAATTTGTGGGTGGCCACTAAGACAGCCGATTTTATGGTCTCAAGCGGTAATGGTTAACGTTTTAGGAGAACATGTAGCTCCACTTACTTCGAAAATCGCACAATTTCCAAATTGGTCGATTCATTTATACGGAAAAGACGAAGCGAAGCAGAAACGGAAGATGGGACATGTTACGATATTAACGGAAGACTTAGAGGCAACTTTGAGTGAAATAGATGCATCTGGCATTTGGCCAGAATAA